Proteins encoded in a region of the Microbacterium neungamense genome:
- a CDS encoding DUF4126 domain-containing protein — translation MIEFLIGTSLAASAGLNAWMPLFLLGLADRLLPPVQLPSAWAWLSSDPALWIIGALLVLEIVADKIPALDSVNDIVQSVIRPAAGGIAFGAGAGAETLAVGDPAAFFADNAWVPVALGIAVALVVHVVKASTRVAANTTTAGMAGPVLSTAEDGTSFLLAALALTIPVLAGVVLIALVMGVVAITRRLRRRRERTRSAAGGIPT, via the coding sequence GTGATCGAGTTCCTGATCGGCACCAGCCTCGCGGCGTCCGCGGGGCTGAATGCGTGGATGCCGCTGTTCCTGCTCGGGCTCGCCGATCGCCTGCTTCCACCGGTGCAGCTGCCGAGCGCGTGGGCGTGGCTGTCGAGCGATCCGGCGCTGTGGATCATCGGGGCGCTGCTCGTGCTGGAGATCGTGGCCGACAAGATCCCGGCGCTGGACTCCGTCAACGACATCGTGCAGAGCGTGATCCGCCCCGCCGCCGGCGGCATCGCGTTCGGGGCGGGCGCCGGAGCGGAGACGCTGGCCGTCGGCGACCCCGCGGCGTTCTTCGCGGACAACGCCTGGGTGCCGGTCGCGCTCGGCATCGCGGTCGCGCTGGTCGTGCACGTGGTCAAGGCGAGCACGCGCGTGGCGGCGAACACGACGACCGCCGGGATGGCGGGCCCGGTGCTCAGCACGGCCGAGGACGGCACGTCCTTCCTGCTCGCGGCGCTGGCCCTGACGATCCCCGTCCTCGCCGGCGTCGTGCTCATCGCCCTCGTCATGGGTGTCGTGGCGATCACCCGTCGCCTGCGGCGCCGGCGAGAGCGCACCCGGAGCGCGGCGGGCGGCATACCGACGTGA
- the coaE gene encoding dephospho-CoA kinase, with protein sequence MPLIALTGGIASGKSTIARRLAALGAVIVDADQLVREVQAPGSPVLGEIAAAFGDDVLLPDGSLDRAALGARVFGDPEALARLNAIVHPAVRAESARRFADALAADPEAVVVYDVPLLVEARVDDPWELIVVADAPAEVRRRRLVEQRGMTSEAAEARIAAQVTDAERRAIADVVIDTSGTLEETFAQVDALWRRIRSR encoded by the coding sequence ATGCCCCTCATCGCGCTCACCGGCGGCATCGCATCCGGCAAGTCGACGATCGCCCGGCGCCTGGCCGCACTCGGCGCCGTGATCGTGGACGCCGACCAGCTCGTGCGCGAGGTGCAGGCCCCCGGCTCGCCTGTGCTGGGCGAGATCGCGGCCGCGTTCGGCGACGACGTCCTGCTGCCGGACGGCTCCCTCGACCGCGCCGCCCTGGGCGCCCGCGTCTTCGGGGACCCGGAGGCGCTCGCGCGTCTGAACGCGATCGTGCATCCCGCCGTCCGCGCCGAGTCCGCACGTCGCTTCGCCGACGCCTTGGCCGCGGACCCGGAGGCCGTCGTGGTGTACGACGTGCCGCTGCTGGTGGAGGCGCGCGTGGACGACCCGTGGGAGCTCATCGTCGTCGCCGACGCGCCCGCCGAGGTGCGGCGGCGCCGGCTCGTCGAGCAGCGCGGCATGACGTCCGAGGCCGCGGAGGCGAGGATCGCCGCACAGGTGACGGATGCCGAACGCCGCGCGATCGCGGACGTGGTGATCGACACCTCGGGGACGCTGGAGGAGACCTTCGCACAGGTCGACGCGCTCTGGCGCCGGATCCGCTCCCGGTGA
- the uvrA gene encoding excinuclease ABC subunit UvrA, protein MPIVPVASQGKLSVRGARVHNLKNVDLDIPRDALVVFTGLSGSGKSSLAFDTIFAEGQRRYVESLSAYARQFLGQVDRPDVDFIEGLSPAVSIDQKSTNRNPRSTVGTITEIYDYMRLLWARIGVPHCPECGEKIQRQTVQQIADQLMELPERTRYQIVAPVVSQKKGEFVDLFRELGAKGYSRAIVDGELIQLSEPPTLKKSYKHDIAVVVDRLVASPDILARVTDSVETALSLAGGVMQVNFVDQEGDAAWQSFSEKLACPNGHPITLTEIEPRTFSFNAPFGACPACSGLGTRMSVDVDLMLGDEDLSIREGVILPWTTQGKGLFQYYERLLEGLARDLDFSLDTPWRELHSDVREAVLRGDNYKVTVKWKNRYGREMRYTSGFEGVVPYIERQYLQAESDTQRNRWGEYLREVPCPVCNGDRLKPEVLSVLVHGHSIAEVSHLSLAEAREFMEKLVLTDREAKIAAQVLREIRLRLDFLLQVGLAYLNLSRSAGSLSGGEAQRIRLATQIGSGLTGVLYVLDEPSIGLHQRDNRRLIQTLEKLRDLGNTLIVVEHDEETIEAADWVVDIGPRAGVDGGQVVHSGPYSALLTDRDSLTGDYLSGRREIPIPAKRRKIDRKRMLTVVGARENNLKNVSAEFPLGVLTAVTGVSGSGKSSLVNDILYQVLAARLNGARTVPGKHTRVTGLDNLDKVVHVDQAPIGRTPRSNPATYTGVFDRIRSLFAETPEAKVRGYQPGRFSFNVKGGRCEACSGDGTIKIEMNFLPDVYVDCEVCHGKRYNRDTLAVHYKGKNIAEVLEMPIEEAAEFFEPIQAIHRYLKTLVDVGLGYVRLGQSATTLSGGEAQRVKLATELQRRSNGRSIYVLDEPTTGLHFEDVRKLLEVLNGLVDKGNTVIVIEHNLDVIKSADWVIDLGPEGGSGGGEIIATGTPEQVARVHESHTGQFLAEILGDRTARKAG, encoded by the coding sequence GTGCCCATCGTTCCCGTCGCCAGCCAAGGAAAACTCAGTGTTCGCGGTGCCCGCGTGCACAATCTCAAGAACGTCGACCTCGACATCCCCAGAGACGCGCTGGTCGTCTTCACCGGCCTGTCCGGCTCCGGGAAATCGAGCCTCGCCTTCGACACGATCTTCGCGGAGGGGCAGCGCCGGTACGTCGAGTCGCTGAGCGCCTACGCCCGTCAGTTCCTCGGTCAGGTGGACCGACCGGACGTGGACTTCATCGAGGGTCTCAGCCCTGCGGTGTCCATCGACCAGAAGTCGACGAACCGCAACCCGCGGTCGACGGTGGGCACGATCACCGAGATCTACGACTACATGCGTCTGCTCTGGGCCCGCATCGGCGTGCCGCACTGTCCGGAGTGCGGTGAGAAGATCCAGCGCCAGACCGTGCAGCAGATCGCCGACCAGCTGATGGAGCTGCCGGAGCGCACCCGCTACCAGATCGTCGCTCCCGTGGTCTCGCAGAAGAAGGGCGAGTTCGTCGACCTGTTCCGCGAGCTCGGGGCCAAGGGGTACTCGCGGGCCATCGTCGACGGGGAGCTCATCCAGCTCTCCGAGCCGCCGACGCTCAAGAAGAGCTACAAGCACGACATCGCCGTCGTCGTCGACCGTCTCGTCGCGTCGCCAGACATCCTCGCACGGGTCACCGACTCGGTGGAGACCGCGCTGAGCCTGGCCGGCGGCGTCATGCAGGTGAACTTCGTGGACCAGGAGGGGGATGCCGCCTGGCAGTCGTTCTCCGAGAAGCTCGCCTGCCCCAACGGGCATCCGATCACCCTCACCGAGATCGAGCCGCGCACCTTCTCCTTCAACGCGCCGTTCGGCGCCTGCCCCGCCTGCTCGGGCCTGGGCACCCGGATGTCGGTGGACGTCGACCTCATGCTCGGCGACGAGGATCTGTCCATCCGGGAGGGTGTCATCCTGCCCTGGACCACGCAGGGCAAGGGGCTCTTCCAGTACTACGAGCGGCTTCTGGAAGGGCTCGCTCGCGATCTCGACTTCTCACTGGACACGCCGTGGCGGGAACTGCACTCCGACGTGCGCGAGGCCGTGCTGCGCGGTGACAACTACAAGGTCACCGTGAAGTGGAAGAACCGGTACGGCCGGGAGATGCGGTACACGTCCGGCTTCGAGGGTGTCGTCCCCTACATCGAGCGCCAGTACCTGCAGGCCGAGAGCGACACCCAGCGCAACCGCTGGGGCGAGTACCTCCGCGAGGTGCCGTGCCCCGTCTGCAACGGCGATCGGCTCAAGCCGGAGGTGCTCTCGGTGCTCGTGCACGGCCACTCCATCGCCGAGGTGTCGCACCTCAGCCTCGCCGAGGCGCGCGAGTTCATGGAGAAGCTGGTGCTCACCGATCGCGAGGCGAAGATCGCTGCGCAGGTGCTGCGCGAGATCCGGCTCCGGCTCGACTTCCTGCTGCAGGTGGGCCTGGCATACCTCAACCTCAGCCGCTCGGCCGGCTCCCTCTCGGGCGGCGAGGCGCAGCGCATCCGGCTCGCCACGCAGATCGGCTCCGGCCTGACCGGGGTGCTCTACGTGCTCGACGAGCCCTCCATCGGCCTGCATCAGCGCGACAACCGCCGTCTCATCCAGACCCTGGAGAAGCTGCGCGACCTCGGGAACACCCTGATCGTCGTCGAGCACGACGAGGAGACCATCGAGGCCGCCGACTGGGTCGTCGACATCGGGCCGCGGGCCGGTGTCGACGGGGGACAGGTCGTCCACTCCGGCCCGTACTCCGCGCTGCTCACCGACCGCGACTCGCTCACCGGCGACTACCTCTCCGGTCGTCGCGAGATCCCGATCCCCGCCAAACGCCGCAAGATCGACCGGAAGCGGATGCTGACCGTCGTCGGCGCCCGGGAGAACAACCTGAAGAACGTCAGCGCCGAGTTCCCGCTCGGCGTGCTCACGGCCGTCACCGGGGTGAGCGGCTCCGGCAAGTCGTCCCTCGTGAACGACATCCTGTACCAGGTGCTCGCCGCGCGGCTGAACGGTGCCCGCACCGTGCCGGGCAAGCACACCCGGGTCACGGGACTCGACAACCTCGACAAGGTCGTGCACGTCGACCAGGCGCCGATCGGCCGTACGCCGCGCTCGAACCCGGCGACGTACACGGGCGTCTTCGACCGGATCCGGTCGCTGTTCGCCGAGACCCCCGAGGCGAAGGTGCGCGGCTACCAGCCCGGGCGGTTCAGCTTCAACGTCAAGGGCGGCCGCTGCGAGGCGTGCTCAGGCGACGGCACGATCAAGATCGAGATGAACTTCCTGCCGGACGTGTATGTCGACTGCGAGGTGTGCCACGGCAAGCGGTACAACCGGGACACCCTCGCCGTGCACTACAAGGGCAAGAACATCGCCGAGGTGCTCGAGATGCCGATCGAGGAGGCCGCGGAGTTCTTCGAGCCGATCCAGGCGATCCATCGCTATCTGAAGACGCTCGTCGACGTCGGGCTCGGCTACGTCCGGCTCGGGCAGTCCGCGACCACGCTCTCCGGCGGGGAGGCGCAGCGCGTCAAGCTCGCCACCGAGCTCCAGCGCCGCAGCAACGGGCGGAGCATCTACGTACTCGACGAGCCGACCACCGGTCTGCACTTCGAGGACGTGCGCAAGCTCCTCGAGGTGCTGAACGGCCTGGTCGACAAGGGGAACACCGTCATCGTCATCGAGCACAACCTCGACGTCATCAAGTCCGCCGACTGGGTCATCGATCTCGGTCCCGAGGGCGGCTCCGGCGGCGGCGAGATCATCGCGACCGGCACCCCCGAACAGGTGGCGCGCGTGCACGAGAGCCACACCGGGCAGTTCCTTGCCGAGATCCTCGGCGACCGGACGGCACGCAAGGCGGGTTGA
- a CDS encoding MFS transporter, with translation MSTAGSGHAPGSRSYRRLLAGLFFAGIATFAQLYSTQAVLPRMADDLSVSPATAALSVSAATPGLAAAVIPWSLVADRFGRIRAMGGGVIAATLLGLAAPLTGEVTQLLLVRFAEGIALGAVPAVALAYLSEEVGARHAAAAAGSYIAGTTVGGLSGRIVSGAVGELAGWRAGVWAVALLCAIAAALFLWLTPRSRRFTPRPLRAEGPGLLARLLVPLRSFPQIALYAQGFLLMGAFVAVYNYLGFHLAAAPFLLPAWLVTLLFLAYLAGTISSPWAGSAATRYGRYRVLLGSLAVTALGVLLMLVPLTAAVLIGLVLFTAGFFAAHAIASGWAPVASDARHRAQASSLYYFGYYSGSSLFGWALGLVFGRADWAWFVLLIVGMCAAAAALAVAALRSEPSGRV, from the coding sequence GTGAGCACAGCAGGTTCTGGGCACGCCCCGGGCTCCCGATCGTACCGCCGGCTTCTCGCCGGCCTCTTCTTCGCCGGGATCGCCACCTTCGCCCAGTTGTACTCGACGCAGGCGGTGCTGCCGCGGATGGCCGACGACCTGTCCGTCTCCCCGGCGACCGCCGCGCTGAGCGTCTCGGCCGCGACCCCCGGACTCGCCGCGGCGGTGATCCCGTGGTCCCTCGTCGCCGACCGCTTCGGCCGCATCCGTGCCATGGGCGGCGGCGTGATCGCCGCGACCCTGCTCGGCCTCGCCGCGCCGTTGACCGGAGAGGTGACCCAGCTGCTCCTGGTCCGCTTTGCGGAGGGCATCGCGCTGGGCGCCGTGCCTGCGGTCGCCCTCGCCTACCTGAGCGAGGAGGTGGGCGCACGCCATGCGGCCGCGGCGGCGGGAAGCTACATCGCCGGGACTACGGTCGGCGGCCTCAGTGGCCGCATCGTGTCGGGCGCCGTCGGCGAGCTCGCCGGCTGGCGGGCCGGCGTCTGGGCGGTCGCACTGCTCTGCGCCATCGCGGCGGCGCTGTTCCTCTGGCTCACCCCGCGCTCCCGCCGCTTCACGCCCCGTCCGCTCCGGGCGGAAGGCCCGGGCCTGCTGGCACGGCTGCTGGTGCCGCTGCGGTCCTTCCCGCAGATCGCGCTCTACGCGCAGGGCTTCCTGCTGATGGGCGCCTTCGTCGCGGTGTACAACTACCTCGGCTTCCACCTCGCCGCGGCGCCGTTCCTGCTGCCCGCATGGCTGGTGACGCTGCTCTTCCTCGCCTACCTCGCCGGCACGATCTCCTCACCCTGGGCGGGGTCGGCGGCCACCCGATACGGACGCTACCGGGTGCTGCTCGGATCGCTCGCCGTGACGGCGCTGGGCGTCCTGCTCATGCTCGTCCCGCTCACGGCGGCCGTGCTGATCGGCCTGGTGCTCTTCACGGCGGGCTTCTTCGCCGCGCACGCGATCGCGTCCGGGTGGGCGCCGGTCGCGTCGGATGCCCGGCACCGCGCCCAGGCATCCTCCCTGTACTACTTCGGCTACTACTCCGGATCGAGCCTTTTCGGCTGGGCGCTCGGGCTGGTCTTCGGCCGGGCTGACTGGGCCTGGTTCGTGCTGCTCATCGTCGGGATGTGCGCGGCCGCCGCAGCCCTCGCCGTCGCCGCACTGCGGTCGGAACCCTCGGGTCGGGTCTGA
- a CDS encoding MarR family winged helix-turn-helix transcriptional regulator produces MTSDDDLLRLENQLCFAMVTAARNVVAVYRPILEPLGLTHPQYLVMLALWERAPRALHDLAADLAMDPASASPLVKRLERDGLVRRTRSAQDERRLDIELTDAGRALRARAVEVPKQVMARVGMDVDEVARLRDALAPFAGRAPEEPPVRSVPAVR; encoded by the coding sequence ATGACGAGCGACGACGACCTCCTCCGCCTGGAGAACCAGCTCTGCTTCGCCATGGTCACCGCCGCACGGAACGTCGTCGCGGTGTACCGGCCCATCCTCGAGCCGCTCGGGCTCACGCATCCGCAGTACCTGGTCATGCTCGCGCTGTGGGAGAGGGCGCCGCGGGCGCTGCACGACCTCGCCGCCGACCTCGCGATGGATCCGGCAAGCGCCTCGCCGCTGGTCAAGCGCCTCGAGCGCGACGGCCTGGTGCGGCGCACCCGCAGCGCCCAGGACGAGCGCCGTCTCGACATCGAGCTGACGGATGCCGGTCGCGCACTCCGCGCCAGGGCGGTCGAGGTGCCGAAGCAGGTGATGGCCCGCGTCGGCATGGACGTGGACGAGGTCGCGCGGCTCCGCGACGCCCTCGCACCCTTCGCCGGGCGCGCCCCGGAGGAGCCGCCGGTCCGCTCCGTTCCCGCCGTCCGCTGA
- a CDS encoding 5'-3' exonuclease: protein MTDRLMLLDTASLYFRAFYGVPDKVKAPNGMSVNAVRGLLDIVAKLVSTYRPTHLVACWDDDWRPQWRVDLIPSYKAHRVVEVVPGGPDVEEVPDPLEQQVPLIREALAALDIPIIGVAEHEADDVIGTLATRSTMPVDIVTGDRDLFQLIDDARDVRVIYTARGMSNLEIVTDAVVVAKYGVLPSQYADFATLRGDASDGLPGVKGIGEKTAATLLQTHGDLDAIRTAAANGSGLSATVSARFLAAADYLDVAPTVVRVATDLDIAVPAAPLHPLDEPAAKAATAFAEQWNLGGSMTRAVDALAATA from the coding sequence GTGACCGACCGACTGATGCTGCTCGACACCGCGTCCCTCTACTTCCGCGCGTTCTACGGCGTCCCCGACAAGGTGAAGGCGCCGAACGGCATGTCGGTCAACGCCGTCCGCGGGCTGCTCGACATCGTCGCGAAGCTCGTGTCCACGTACCGGCCGACTCATCTCGTCGCCTGCTGGGACGACGACTGGCGCCCGCAGTGGCGGGTCGACCTCATCCCGAGCTACAAGGCCCACCGAGTCGTCGAGGTCGTTCCCGGCGGACCGGACGTCGAAGAGGTGCCCGACCCGCTGGAGCAGCAGGTGCCGCTCATCCGTGAAGCGCTCGCCGCTCTCGACATCCCGATCATCGGCGTCGCCGAGCACGAGGCGGACGATGTGATCGGCACTCTCGCGACCCGTTCGACCATGCCCGTCGACATCGTCACCGGCGACCGCGACCTGTTCCAGCTCATCGACGACGCCCGCGACGTGCGGGTCATCTACACCGCCCGCGGCATGAGCAACCTGGAGATCGTGACGGACGCCGTCGTGGTCGCCAAGTACGGCGTGCTCCCGTCGCAGTACGCCGACTTCGCCACCCTCCGCGGCGACGCATCCGACGGACTGCCCGGCGTCAAGGGCATCGGCGAGAAGACCGCGGCGACGCTGCTGCAGACGCACGGCGACCTCGACGCGATCCGCACGGCCGCGGCGAACGGCTCCGGTCTGAGCGCCACGGTGTCGGCGCGGTTCCTGGCCGCAGCGGACTACCTCGACGTCGCGCCCACCGTCGTGCGGGTGGCCACCGATCTCGACATCGCGGTGCCGGCCGCGCCCCTGCATCCGCTCGACGAACCGGCCGCCAAGGCCGCGACGGCTTTCGCCGAGCAGTGGAACCTGGGCGGTTCGATGACCCGCGCCGTCGACGCGCTCGCCGCCACCGCCTGA
- the uvrB gene encoding excinuclease ABC subunit UvrB, giving the protein MQPTRSVRPFEVVSEYAPAGDQPQAIAELAARINAGETDVVLLGATGTGKSATTAWLIEQVQRPTLVLAHNKTLAAQLANEFRELMPHNAVEYFVSYYDYYQPEAYVPQTDTFIEKDSSINAEVERLRHSTTNSLLSRRDVVVVSTVSCIYGLGAPEEYLRAMVALQVGERYDRDALIRQFISMQYNRNDVDFSRGNFRVRGDTIEIIPVYEEHAIRIELFGDEIEALYSLHPLTGEVLAKLDSVPIFPASHYVAGTDVIQRAIGTIEAELAERLAELERQGKLLEAQRLRMRTTFDLEMLQQLGFCSGIENYSRHLDGRQPGEPPHTLLDFFPDDFLLVIDESHVTVPQIGAMYEGDASRKRTLVEHGFRLPSAMDNRPLRWDEFKNRIGQTVYLSATPGKYEMGIADGVVEQIIRPTGLVDPEIVVKPSKGQIDDLLEEIRLRVERDERVLVTTLTKKMAEELTDFLGEHGVRVRYLHSDVDTLRRVELLTELRAGVYDVLVGINLLREGLDLPEVSLVAILDADKEGFLRSGTSLIQTIGRAARNVSGQVHMYADNITESMRSAIEETERRREKQIAYNTAHGIDPQPLRKRIADITEVLAREAADTADMRAGRGKAGKSGKGKSPTPNLRREGIAAEGATQLEETIADLSEQMLAAAAELKFELAARLRDEVQDLKKELRAMERAGHA; this is encoded by the coding sequence ATGCAACCCACGCGCAGCGTCCGCCCCTTCGAGGTCGTCAGCGAGTACGCGCCCGCCGGCGACCAGCCCCAGGCGATCGCCGAGCTCGCGGCGCGCATCAACGCCGGCGAGACGGACGTCGTGCTGCTGGGCGCGACCGGAACCGGCAAGTCGGCGACCACCGCCTGGCTCATCGAGCAGGTGCAGCGGCCCACACTCGTGCTCGCGCACAACAAGACCCTCGCCGCGCAGCTGGCGAACGAGTTCCGCGAGCTGATGCCCCACAACGCCGTCGAGTACTTCGTCTCCTATTACGACTACTACCAGCCCGAGGCGTACGTGCCGCAGACGGACACCTTCATCGAGAAGGACTCCTCGATCAACGCCGAGGTCGAGCGGCTCCGGCACTCGACGACCAACTCGCTGCTGTCCCGCCGGGACGTCGTCGTGGTCTCCACGGTGTCCTGCATCTACGGCCTCGGTGCGCCCGAGGAGTACCTCCGCGCCATGGTCGCGCTGCAGGTGGGGGAGCGGTACGACCGGGACGCCCTCATCCGCCAGTTCATCTCGATGCAGTACAACCGCAACGACGTCGACTTCTCGCGCGGCAACTTCCGCGTCCGCGGCGACACGATCGAGATCATCCCGGTGTACGAGGAGCACGCGATCCGGATCGAGTTGTTCGGCGACGAGATCGAGGCGCTCTACTCCCTGCATCCGCTCACCGGCGAGGTGCTCGCCAAGCTCGACTCGGTCCCGATCTTCCCGGCATCCCACTACGTGGCAGGAACCGACGTCATCCAGCGCGCGATCGGAACGATCGAGGCGGAGCTGGCGGAGCGGCTCGCCGAGCTGGAGCGCCAGGGCAAGCTGCTCGAGGCGCAGCGCCTGCGCATGCGCACCACCTTCGATCTCGAGATGCTGCAGCAGCTCGGCTTCTGCTCCGGCATCGAGAACTACTCCCGCCACCTGGACGGCCGGCAGCCCGGCGAGCCGCCGCACACCCTGCTCGACTTCTTCCCCGACGACTTCCTGCTCGTCATCGACGAGTCGCACGTCACGGTCCCGCAGATCGGCGCCATGTACGAAGGGGATGCGTCGCGCAAGCGCACGCTGGTCGAGCACGGGTTCCGACTGCCCAGCGCCATGGACAACCGGCCGCTGCGTTGGGACGAGTTCAAGAACCGGATCGGGCAGACCGTGTACCTCTCGGCCACCCCGGGCAAGTACGAGATGGGCATCGCCGACGGGGTCGTCGAGCAGATCATCCGCCCGACCGGTCTGGTCGACCCGGAGATCGTGGTGAAGCCGTCGAAGGGGCAGATCGACGACCTGCTCGAGGAGATCCGGCTGCGCGTCGAGCGCGACGAGCGGGTGCTGGTCACCACCCTCACCAAGAAGATGGCCGAGGAGCTCACGGACTTCCTCGGCGAGCACGGCGTGCGGGTGCGCTACCTGCACTCCGACGTCGACACCCTCCGGCGCGTGGAACTGCTCACCGAGCTACGGGCGGGGGTGTACGACGTGCTCGTCGGCATCAACCTGCTGCGGGAGGGCCTCGACCTGCCCGAGGTGTCGCTCGTCGCGATCCTGGACGCGGACAAGGAGGGCTTCCTCCGCTCGGGCACCTCGCTCATCCAGACCATCGGACGCGCGGCCCGCAACGTGTCCGGTCAGGTGCACATGTACGCCGACAACATCACGGAGTCGATGCGCAGCGCCATCGAGGAGACCGAGCGTCGTCGCGAGAAGCAGATCGCCTACAACACCGCGCACGGCATCGATCCGCAGCCGCTGCGCAAGCGGATCGCCGACATCACCGAGGTGCTCGCCCGCGAAGCCGCGGACACCGCCGATATGAGGGCCGGCCGCGGCAAGGCGGGCAAGAGCGGCAAGGGCAAGTCGCCGACGCCGAATCTGCGCCGCGAGGGCATCGCCGCGGAGGGCGCCACGCAGCTGGAGGAGACGATCGCCGATCTGTCCGAGCAGATGCTCGCGGCCGCTGCGGAGCTCAAGTTCGAACTCGCCGCCCGTCTGCGCGACGAGGTGCAGGACCTGAAGAAGGAGCTGCGGGCGATGGAGCGGGCCGGCCACGCCTGA
- the rpsA gene encoding 30S ribosomal protein S1: MTSATTAPATKQVAINDIGSAEDFLAAVEKTLKFFNDGDIIEGTIVKIDRDEVLLDVGYKTEGVIPSRELSIKHDVDPNEVVAVGDQVEALVLQKEDKEGRLILSKKRAQYERAWGDVEKIKENDGVVTGTVIEVVKGGLIVDIGLRGFLPASLIELRRVRDLTPYLGQELEAKILELDKNRNNVVLSRRALLEQTQSESRTTFLNNLHKGQVRKGVVSSIVNFGAFVDLGGVDGLVHVSELSWKHIEHASEVVEVGQEVTVEILEVDLDRERVSLSLKATQEDPWQVFARTHAIGQIAPGKVTKLVPFGAFVRVADGIEGLVHISELSSKHVELAEQVVSVGEEVFVKVIDIDLERRRISLSLKQANESVDPYGTEFDPALYGMLAEYDENGEYKYPEGFDPETNQWKEGFEEARDKWEQEYAAAQARWEAHKAQVLKAAEAEAAAGDDFGAQSFSSESAGAGTLADDEALAALREKLSGGNA, encoded by the coding sequence ATGACTAGCGCAACGACCGCCCCGGCCACCAAGCAGGTCGCGATCAACGACATCGGCTCTGCTGAGGACTTCCTGGCCGCGGTCGAGAAGACCCTGAAGTTCTTCAACGACGGCGACATCATCGAGGGCACGATCGTCAAGATCGACCGCGATGAGGTTCTGCTCGACGTCGGCTACAAGACCGAGGGTGTGATCCCCTCCCGCGAGCTTTCCATCAAGCACGACGTCGACCCCAACGAGGTCGTCGCCGTCGGCGACCAGGTCGAGGCCCTCGTTCTCCAGAAGGAGGACAAGGAAGGCCGCCTGATCCTCTCCAAGAAGCGCGCCCAGTACGAGCGCGCCTGGGGCGACGTCGAGAAGATCAAGGAGAACGACGGCGTCGTCACCGGCACCGTCATCGAGGTCGTCAAGGGCGGCCTGATCGTCGACATCGGCCTCCGCGGCTTCCTCCCGGCCTCGCTCATCGAGCTGCGCCGCGTCCGCGACCTGACCCCGTACCTGGGCCAGGAGCTCGAGGCGAAGATCCTCGAGCTGGACAAGAACCGCAACAACGTTGTGCTCAGCCGCCGCGCGCTGCTCGAGCAGACCCAGTCCGAGTCGCGCACCACCTTCCTGAACAACCTGCACAAGGGTCAGGTCCGCAAGGGTGTCGTCTCCTCGATCGTCAACTTCGGTGCGTTCGTCGACCTGGGCGGCGTGGACGGCCTCGTGCACGTCTCCGAGCTGTCCTGGAAGCACATCGAGCACGCCTCCGAGGTCGTCGAGGTCGGCCAGGAGGTCACCGTCGAGATCCTCGAGGTCGACCTCGACCGCGAGCGCGTCTCGCTGTCGCTCAAGGCGACGCAGGAGGACCCGTGGCAGGTCTTCGCCCGCACCCACGCGATCGGCCAGATCGCTCCGGGCAAGGTCACCAAGCTCGTTCCGTTCGGTGCGTTCGTCCGCGTCGCCGACGGCATCGAGGGCCTCGTGCACATCTCCGAGCTCTCCAGCAAGCACGTCGAGCTGGCCGAGCAGGTCGTGTCGGTGGGCGAGGAGGTCTTCGTCAAGGTCATCGACATCGACCTCGAGCGTCGCCGCATCTCGCTCTCGCTGAAGCAGGCGAACGAGTCGGTCGACCCGTACGGCACCGAGTTCGACCCGGCCCTGTACGGCATGCTCGCCGAGTACGACGAGAACGGCGAGTACAAGTACCCCGAGGGCTTCGACCCGGAGACCAACCAGTGGAAGGAAGGCTTCGAGGAGGCCCGCGACAAGTGGGAGCAGGAGTACGCCGCTGCTCAGGCCCGCTGGGAGGCGCACAAGGCTCAGGTCCTCAAGGCCGCCGAGGCCGAGGCCGCCGCGGGCGACGACTTCGGCGCCCAGTCGTTCTCGAGCGAGTCGGCCGGCGCCGGCACCCTCGCTGACGACGAGGCTCTCGCGGCTCTCCGCGAGAAGCTGTCGGGCGGCAACGCGTAA